The following are encoded in a window of Candidatus Anstonellales archaeon genomic DNA:
- a CDS encoding CBS domain-containing protein: MKIKDIMRKEFVLLRADDSLEHVLKTFAKEGITSAPVVDDGIFIGVVSESSLLRYLSPQKFLFFWKRDKPKSIDEIRRITASNLAKKATLTLKPDNELIQVIWKIAANPYCVPILDKNKLVGIIRGEDILQLFLKELAVLESEATNSKKEWSYSETQIDKILEMIRTKGSVSCNELARELNTSQRNIERICSSLHKHHLIKFRYSFFRGAIAERLEHETK; encoded by the coding sequence GTGAAGATTAAAGATATCATGAGAAAGGAATTTGTGCTTTTGCGTGCAGATGATAGCTTGGAACACGTACTAAAGACCTTTGCAAAGGAAGGGATAACTTCAGCTCCGGTAGTCGATGATGGCATTTTTATTGGCGTAGTAAGCGAGTCAAGTCTTTTAAGATACTTATCCCCCCAAAAGTTTCTTTTTTTCTGGAAGAGAGACAAACCAAAATCCATAGATGAGATAAGAAGAATAACAGCTTCAAATCTTGCAAAAAAGGCAACCCTTACATTAAAACCAGATAATGAGCTTATTCAGGTGATCTGGAAAATAGCTGCAAACCCATATTGTGTCCCAATTTTAGACAAAAACAAGTTAGTCGGCATAATAAGAGGGGAGGATATTCTTCAGCTATTTTTGAAAGAACTTGCAGTTTTGGAATCTGAAGCCACTAATTCTAAAAAAGAATGGTCATATTCTGAGACTCAAATAGATAAAATCTTGGAGATGATAAGAACTAAGGGCTCTGTATCCTGCAATGAGCTTGCGCGGGAACTAAATACCAGCCAGAGAAATATAGAGCGAATCTGCTCTTCTCTTCACAAACATCATCTCATCAAGTTTAGATATTCTTTCTTTAGAGGGGCAATAGCTGAAAGGCTGGAGCATGAAACGAAATGA
- a CDS encoding ATPase, T2SS/T4P/T4SS family, whose product MKSRRYESQNIMDNSGRIKETELDSYNLCDGSLKANVAIKKREGECIKSYFLEVPKWKEGTEAFVEDIKAEILKKVKITTQEALNIRILDEVRGKFLSLARSMILDALPHISEEEADAISRKIIQDMLGLGDIEFFIKDDNIEEICVNGASQPIWVYHRKHGWLKTNISIASENQIWNYASAIARGAGRQINVLSPFLDAYLPTGDRVNATLFPISYFGNTITIRKFARKPWTITDYLTTKTLSLEVAAILWLAVQYETNILISGGTGSGKTSLLNVLSMFIPPNQRVTSIEQTRELTLPPTFQWVPLVVREPTSEGMGKVSMLDLLINSLRMRPDRILVGEIRREEEAQVLFEAIHTGHSVCATMHAETVSETVKRLLNPPFSIPPVMVESLHLIIPMYRDRKSNIRRIFEIGEVLPSEREGIKERIIYRWRPYKDAIVAVEPSVRFIEAIKTYTNISDTEIKSDLKEKEEVLQFMVEKNINSVEGVGNIISDYYDSQSSLLTKIRKKQI is encoded by the coding sequence ATGAAAAGCAGAAGATACGAAAGCCAGAATATCATGGATAACTCTGGAAGAATTAAGGAAACAGAACTTGATTCCTATAACCTATGTGACGGAAGCCTCAAGGCCAATGTAGCAATCAAGAAAAGAGAAGGAGAGTGCATAAAGTCCTATTTTTTGGAAGTACCAAAGTGGAAAGAAGGAACAGAGGCATTTGTTGAGGATATAAAAGCAGAAATTCTTAAGAAAGTCAAAATAACTACGCAAGAAGCACTTAACATACGAATCCTTGATGAAGTCAGAGGAAAATTTCTTTCGCTTGCTCGTAGCATGATTCTTGATGCTCTACCGCACATCTCAGAAGAAGAGGCTGACGCTATTTCACGAAAAATCATACAAGATATGCTTGGCTTAGGAGACATAGAGTTCTTTATAAAAGATGATAATATAGAAGAAATCTGTGTCAACGGAGCTTCTCAACCAATCTGGGTTTATCACAGAAAACATGGGTGGCTAAAAACCAACATATCCATTGCTTCAGAAAACCAAATCTGGAACTATGCAAGCGCCATTGCACGAGGCGCCGGCAGACAAATAAACGTTCTTTCACCTTTTCTGGATGCTTATCTTCCAACAGGGGACAGAGTAAATGCAACTCTTTTTCCAATATCTTATTTTGGAAATACAATCACAATAAGAAAATTTGCAAGAAAACCATGGACCATCACAGACTATCTAACTACTAAAACACTCTCTTTGGAAGTAGCTGCAATTCTTTGGCTTGCAGTTCAATACGAAACAAATATCCTCATTTCTGGTGGAACGGGTTCAGGAAAAACTAGCCTACTCAATGTTCTCTCAATGTTTATCCCACCAAATCAAAGAGTTACAAGTATTGAGCAGACAAGAGAACTAACCCTCCCCCCTACCTTTCAGTGGGTACCTCTCGTCGTGAGAGAGCCGACAAGTGAAGGAATGGGTAAAGTGAGCATGCTAGACTTACTAATAAACTCTCTAAGAATGCGGCCTGATAGAATACTTGTCGGAGAGATCAGAAGAGAAGAGGAAGCGCAAGTCCTCTTTGAAGCCATACATACTGGCCACTCCGTATGCGCGACAATGCACGCTGAGACGGTGTCAGAAACCGTCAAGAGGCTTCTCAATCCGCCATTTTCGATACCGCCGGTTATGGTTGAATCTCTCCATCTAATAATACCAATGTACCGTGACAGAAAAAGTAATATACGAAGAATTTTTGAGATAGGTGAGGTTCTCCCAAGCGAGAGAGAAGGCATAAAGGAAAGAATAATCTACAGGTGGAGACCCTATAAAGATGCTATTGTTGCAGTTGAACCAAGCGTCCGCTTTATCGAAGCAATAAAAACCTATACCAACATATCGGACACAGAAATAAAAAGCGACTTAAAAGAAAAGGAGGAAGTCCTCCAGTTCATGGTCGAAAAGAACATAAACTCAGTCGAGGGAGTTGGAAATATAATATCCGACTATTATGACTCCCAGTCCTCGTTGCTTACAAAGATTCGCAAAAAACAAATATAG
- a CDS encoding type II secretion system F family protein translates to MIDFIPFLPLNPRGRLTKNIIRHFYPLSSLFVKLFPHLKAELEESEIAFDALEYVSSAFLSFLIWLIATLLILLTYIYATGIYSYTLKQLSIAGVFSFLLPLALFIYTMLYPRWIASKRRLELESDLLFALRGLLIQTSAGVSLYDALAFLSEGYEDKKTGYGEVGRQFHLIVQEVRGGKEFTQALEENAARHRSPYYRRVLWQLANANKSGANISRVLQEIVYSLSDEQRILIRNYGSKLNLLALLYMIFCIIAPTMAIIFLSIASSFVETSFFNEITLGTMLLALVLFQILFMGLIKTSRPVVAL, encoded by the coding sequence ATGATAGATTTTATTCCCTTTCTCCCTTTAAACCCTCGAGGCAGATTAACGAAAAACATAATAAGACATTTCTATCCCCTTTCGTCTCTTTTTGTAAAACTATTTCCTCACCTTAAAGCAGAGCTTGAAGAATCTGAGATTGCATTTGATGCATTAGAATACGTTAGCAGTGCGTTCCTTTCATTTCTTATTTGGCTTATAGCCACCCTCTTAATACTTCTCACTTACATTTATGCAACTGGTATCTACTCATATACACTAAAACAACTTTCCATTGCAGGTGTTTTCTCTTTTCTTCTTCCATTAGCTTTGTTCATATATACTATGCTTTATCCGCGCTGGATTGCAAGCAAAAGAAGATTAGAACTTGAATCTGACTTGCTTTTTGCACTGAGAGGCTTGTTGATACAAACAAGTGCAGGTGTTTCTCTTTACGATGCATTAGCTTTTCTAAGTGAAGGTTACGAAGACAAGAAAACAGGCTATGGGGAAGTAGGAAGGCAATTCCATCTAATTGTGCAGGAAGTGCGTGGAGGCAAAGAATTCACTCAAGCCCTTGAAGAAAATGCAGCAAGACACAGATCCCCTTATTATAGACGTGTGTTATGGCAACTTGCAAACGCAAACAAATCTGGAGCTAATATAAGCAGAGTTCTTCAAGAGATCGTTTATTCACTCTCAGATGAGCAGAGAATCCTAATTCGCAACTATGGTTCAAAGCTAAACCTTCTCGCTCTCCTGTATATGATTTTTTGCATAATTGCTCCTACTATGGCAATCATTTTCCTTTCAATAGCAAGTTCCTTTGTTGAGACATCTTTTTTTAACGAGATAACACTTGGGACCATGCTTCTTGCACTTGTACTCTTTCAGATACTTTTCATGGGGCTTATAAAGACCAGCCGGCCAGTGGTGGCGCTATGA
- a CDS encoding type II secretion system F family protein: protein MSYLEKLYDNITSLLYVCDIKYTTSEFILRMFAYGIVLSLVIFAVLSAYSTSLSFFGSLFIFAIFEISIYFFLLVSANKRTAQLEESLPDFLAFMASNIRSGITYDRALLLSAKKEFGYLSREIDYAAKESLAGKPLQEVLLGLGRRSRSVALSKSMRLIVQGFNSGGNLASLLDQTAIEIRRFSLIRKEVQSSILVYKLFIFAAIALGAPLLYSVASFLIELIYESKQRIFTEAFFEGVSYLQLTPSYNPITPSLVFSFSLLAILITSFFGSLTSGIISKGEESEGIAYFPLVITISIAVFFLSRFLLESFVKKIFLL, encoded by the coding sequence ATGAGCTACTTAGAAAAATTGTACGACAACATAACCTCTCTCCTTTATGTCTGTGACATCAAATACACTACTTCAGAATTCATTCTCCGGATGTTTGCCTATGGAATTGTGCTAAGTCTAGTCATTTTTGCGGTGCTATCTGCTTATTCAACATCCCTGTCATTTTTCGGGTCTCTATTTATATTTGCTATCTTTGAGATATCAATTTACTTTTTCCTACTTGTCAGTGCAAATAAAAGAACTGCTCAATTAGAAGAGTCTCTGCCGGACTTTCTTGCTTTTATGGCAAGCAACATACGGTCAGGGATTACATATGACAGGGCTCTTCTGCTGTCTGCAAAGAAGGAGTTCGGTTACCTTTCACGTGAAATAGACTATGCCGCAAAGGAATCTCTTGCTGGCAAGCCATTACAAGAAGTTCTTCTGGGGCTGGGAAGGAGAAGCCGTTCCGTGGCACTTTCCAAGTCAATGCGCCTTATAGTTCAAGGGTTTAATTCGGGGGGGAATCTTGCAAGCCTCTTGGACCAAACGGCCATCGAAATCCGCCGCTTCTCACTAATCAGAAAAGAAGTCCAATCTTCGATTTTAGTCTATAAACTTTTCATCTTTGCTGCAATTGCTCTGGGTGCTCCTCTTCTATATTCGGTTGCGAGTTTTCTAATAGAACTGATCTATGAAAGCAAACAAAGGATTTTCACTGAGGCATTTTTTGAGGGCGTTTCTTATCTTCAACTCACCCCTTCTTACAATCCAATAACTCCCTCTCTAGTATTCTCGTTTTCTCTTCTCGCAATCTTAATAACGTCATTTTTTGGTTCACTTACCTCAGGAATAATCTCAAAAGGAGAAGAATCGGAAGGCATTGCTTATTTTCCACTAGTAATCACAATATCTATCGCCGTTTTCTTTTTAAGCAGATTCTTGTTGGAATCATTTGTTAAAAAGATTTTCCTCTTGTAG
- a CDS encoding ATPase domain-containing protein: protein MASTRNRKRIGGKEKRLKRIDRRGNFRILVKDTSRIESGIPEFDRIVGGGIPASSLTLLSGTCGTGKSTFALQFLCWGATKGEPGLYITLEDEPIEIINKAKRICKAASRLIQENKLVVVKPEVYRFDVLKEIIEDHTERYGVKRIVIDPFSLITAYFENVYDIRKALSDIRRQIKSLKITLLAITDIKEGAHGFSSTGFEEFVADGVIVFSLTEKKESGTFVRTIFVRKMTESKHEIRLIPMEITEKGIEIYPDAEVF from the coding sequence ATGGCATCAACGAGGAATAGAAAAAGGATTGGTGGTAAAGAAAAGAGACTTAAGAGAATAGATAGGAGAGGTAATTTTAGAATATTGGTCAAGGATACAAGTAGAATTGAGTCTGGCATTCCTGAGTTTGATAGAATTGTCGGTGGCGGAATCCCGGCTTCAAGCCTCACACTCTTGTCTGGGACTTGCGGAACTGGAAAATCGACCTTTGCCTTGCAGTTCCTTTGCTGGGGGGCGACAAAGGGTGAGCCTGGATTATATATCACGTTAGAAGATGAACCAATAGAAATTATAAACAAGGCAAAAAGAATTTGCAAGGCTGCCTCTCGACTCATCCAAGAAAACAAACTTGTTGTTGTCAAACCTGAAGTTTATAGATTCGATGTGCTAAAAGAGATAATAGAGGACCATACTGAGCGTTATGGGGTAAAACGGATTGTTATCGATCCTTTTAGTCTAATTACAGCTTACTTTGAAAATGTTTATGATATTCGAAAAGCCCTTTCAGATATAAGGCGACAGATAAAATCGCTTAAGATAACCTTGCTTGCAATTACGGATATAAAAGAAGGCGCCCATGGGTTTTCTTCAACAGGCTTTGAAGAGTTTGTAGCTGATGGAGTGATCGTCTTTAGCCTCACCGAAAAGAAGGAAAGCGGAACATTTGTAAGAACAATATTTGTAAGAAAGATGACTGAAAGCAAACACGAGATTAGACTTATCCCAATGGAGATAACAGAAAAGGGGATAGAGATTTATCCTGATGCAGAAGTTTTTTAA